A region from the Pelecanus crispus isolate bPelCri1 chromosome 11, bPelCri1.pri, whole genome shotgun sequence genome encodes:
- the GRID2IP gene encoding delphilin isoform X2, whose translation MGKDRSFSRHFRIFIPKKHRQRFDEVVSQSLISKLCRSKSEQHSNRLRRSRSEDHQERLLVSTRASSVPRSHEEASKSLRKTASLITSNVASGAARRTVRVYKGNRSFGFTLRGHAPVWIESVLPGSPAEKAALKAGDRILFLNGLDMRNCSHDKVVSMLQGSGAMPTLVVEEGIVNFSNDSDSADSPSTSSALTSLQWVAELLPSSIKIQGRTFSQQLEHLLTPPERYTICKALEGFFQHRNIDTLIVDAYPVLDTPAKQVIWQFIYQLLTCEEQEHCQQKIARFLGYKSLAAQPVPSQGETAPSPEDRYRSSVRGASLCRGSLRTPRPEEGGAAGQSDTVEVPVRLIPGERQAGDGTSLPETPNPKMMSAVYAELENRLIGSFAGKMGNAALHRASPPAPELAHAAGARKPGMAISWPSDPLASQHCYYRLHSSVASPSSTESNPYVSLDSSPAPSPKHRHYSLSPLSRRKKLFTFSRPPRSRDTDRFLDALSEQLGHRVTIVDDFLTPENDYEEMSFHDDQGSYVTNDASSSEYISSSDEGSSLTYSTLSDHIPPPPLSPPPPPPPLQFHDPQTIPTKAEAMKASTSPAPKSLVSHLHPIPPPPPPPPPPPLPCAPPLHRGLLHRRSESNHMSVKRLRWEQVENSEGTIWGQLGEDSDYDKLSDMVKYLDLELHFGTQKPTKPTLMPENFKKKDVVEILSHKKAYNTSILIAHLKLSHIELRQILMTMETDRLEPSHIKQLLLYAPDGEEVQRFQSYKENPGKLSEPDQFVLQMLSVPEYKIRLRSLHFKATLQEKTEEIKASYECICKASLELKGSKKLAKILEFVLAMGNYLNNGQPKTSKTTGFKINFLTELNTTKTVDGKSTFLHILAKSLSQHFPELLGFAKDLPTVPLAAKVNQRTLTADLKDLHTTVSDIQMACHNMPATAEDRFAVVMTSFLESAQPAMRSLDDLQHKAMEEFSKVLSFFGEDSKMTTSEAFFGIFAEFMSKFERALSDVQVGESQRSPRMTSPLAW comes from the exons ATGGGAAAGGACCGGAGTTTCTCTCGGCATTTTCG GATTTTCATCCCCAAGAAGCACCGGCAGCGGTTTGACGAGGTGGTGTCACAGAGCCTGATCAGCAAGCTCTGCCGCTCCAAGAGTGAGCAGCACAGCAATCGGCTGCGGCGCAGCCGGAGCGAGGACCACCAGGAGCGGCTCCTCGTCTCCACCCGTGCCAGCTCCGTGCCCCGCAGCCATGAGGAGGCCAGCAAGAGCCTGCGGAAAACTGCCTCGCTCATCACCAGCAATGTGGCCTCGGGGGCTGCCCGCAG AACTGTGCGAGTTTATAAAGGCAACAGAAGCTTTGGCTTCACGCTACGTGGCCATGCCCCGGTGTGGATCGAGTCCGTTCTGCCAG GGAGCCCGGCTGAGAAGGCTGCTCTCAAAGCTGGAGACCGGATCCTGTTCCTCAACGGCCTGGACATGAG GAACTGCTCCCATGACAAGGTGGTGTCGAtgctgcagggcagcggggCGATGCCTACCTTGGTGGTGGAAGAGGGGATCGTCAACTTCTCCAATG ACTCTGACTCTGCTGACTCCCCGAGCACCTCCTCCGCCCTCACCTCCCTGCAGTGGGTTGCAGAGCTACTCCCCTCTAGCATCAAGATTCAAGGAAGGACCttcagccagcagctggagcaccTGCTGACTCCACCCGAGCGCTATACCATCTGCAAAGCGCTGGAAGGCTTCTTCCAACATCG GAATATTGACACTCTCATTGTGGATGCGTACCCGGTGCTGGACACACCGGCCAAGCAAGTCATTTGGCAGTTTATCTACCAGCTGCTGACGTGTGAAGAGCAGGAGCACTGCCAGCAAAAGATTGCCAGGTTTCTTGGTTACAAGTCCTTGGCAG CACAGCCTGTCCCCTCGCAGGGAGAAACAGCTCCAAGTCCTG AGGATCGCTACCGCAGCTCCGTTCGAGGGGCCTCCTTGTGCCGGGGAAGCCTCCGAACCCCCCGCCCCGAGGAAGGGGGGGCAGCAG GCCAAAGTGACACCGTGGAGGTCCCGGTTCGGCTGATCCCTGGAGAGAGACAGGCTGGAGACGGCACATCCCTCCCGGAGACGCCCAACCCCAAAATG ATGTCGGCTGTCTATGCAGAATTAGAAAACCGCCTGATCGGCAGCTTTGCTGGCAAGATGGGTAACGCTGCCCTGCACAGAGCATCGCCTCCTGCCCCAGAGCTGGCACACGCTGCAG GTGCTCGCAAGCCGGGGATGGCGATCTCGTGGCCGAGCGACCCTCTGGCCTCCCAGCATTGCTACTACCGCCTGCACAGCAGCGTGGCTTCCCCGAGCAGCACCGAGTCCAACCCCTACGTCAGCCTCGACAGCAGCCCAGCCCCGTCCCCCAAGCACCGGCACTACTCGCTCAGCCCTCTGTCGCGACGGAAGAAGCTCTTCACCTTCTCCAGGCCCCCGCGCAGCCGCGACACCGACCGATTCCTGGATGCCCTCAGCGAGCAGCTGGGACACCGGGTCACCATCGTGGATGATTTCCTCACCCCTGAGAATGACTACGAGGAG ATGAGTTTCCACGATGACCAGGGCAGCTACGTCACCAATGACGCCAGCAGCAGCGAGTACATCAGCAGCAGCGACGAGGGCAGCTCCCTGACCTACTCCACGCTCTCGGACCACATCCCCCCACCGCCGCTCAGCCCCCCTCCGCcaccaccccccctgcagttCCACGACCCCCAGACCATCCCCACCAAGGCAGAGGCCATGAAGGCCAGCACGTCGCCAGCTCCCAAATCCCTCGTCAGCCACCtgcaccccatcccacccccgccgcccccgccgccgccccccccgtTGCCCTGTGCACCCCCCCTGCACCGGGGGCTGCTGCACCGCAGGAGCGAGTCCAACCACATGAGCGTCAAGAGGCTGCGGTGGGAGCAGGTGGAGAATTCGGAAGGGACCATCTGGGGGCAG CTCGGGGAAGACTCGGATTACGACAAGCTGAGTGATATGGTCAAATACCTCGACCTGGAGCTGCACTTCGGGACGCAGAAGCCTACGA AGCCAACTCTCATgcctgaaaactttaaaaagaaagacgTGGTTGAAATTTTGTCTCACAAAAAGGCCTACAACACAT ccatCCTGATAGCCCACCTCAAGCTCTCGCACATCGAGCTGCGCCAGATCCTCATGACGATGGAGACGGACCGCCTGGAGCCTTCCCACATCAAGCAGCTCTTGCTGTACGCCCCGGATGGGGAGGAAGTCCAGCGCTTCCAGAGCTACAAGGAGAACCCTGGCAAGCTGAGCGAGCCCGACCAGTTTGTGCTGCAG ATGTTGTCAGTACCAGAATACAAGATCCGTCTGCGCAGCCTCCATTTTAAGGCCACTCTGCAGGAGAAGACGGAGGAGATCAAAGCCAGCTACGAGTGCATCTGCAAGGCCTCTCTAGAgctgaaaggcagcaagaagCTGGCTAAGATCCTGGAG TTTGTGCTGGCGATGGGAAACTATCTGAACAACGGGCAGCCCAAGACCAGCAAAACCACAGGCTTTAAAATCAACTTTCTCACCGAG CTGAACACAACCAAGACTGTTGATGGGAAATCCACCTTCCTGCACATTCTTGCCAAATCACTTAGCCAACATTTCCCAGAGCTCCTGGGCTTTGCCAAGGATCTTCCTACAGTGCCGCTCGCTGCCAAAG TGAATCAGAGAACGCTAACGGCTGACCTAAAGGACCTGCACACCACTGTCAGTGACATACAGATGGCCTGTCACAACATGCCAGCTACCGCAGAGGACAGATTTGCAGTTGTGATGACT TCCTTCCTGGAGAGCGCCCAGCCTGCCATGCGATCCCTGGATGACCTGCAGCACAAGGCCATGGAAGAATTCAGCAAGGTGTTGTCCTTCTTCGGGGAAGACTCGAAAATGACAACTTCTGAAGCTTTCTTTGGCATTTTTGCAGAGTTCATGAGCAAGTTTGAG CGGGCGCTCAGCGATGTGCAGGTCGGCGAAAGCCAGCGCAGCCCCAGGATGACCTCCCCCCTTGCCTGGTGA